The Vampirovibrio chlorellavorus nucleotide sequence GGTGGTGATGAGCTTTGACTCTTCGCCGCTTGTTGTGCGTCTGGTCGATTTCGGTAAATTCAAGTTCGAGAATGACAAAAAGGCCCGTGAAGCCAAGAAAAAGCAGCACGTGGTCGAGGTCAAAGAGATCAAGATGAGCGTCCGGATTGACGATCATGACTATGAAACCAAGAAGGCGCACGCTATCAAGTTTCTGGAAGCCGGCAACAAGGTAAAATGTACCATTCGCCTGAAGGGCCGCGAAACCCAGCATGCCAATCTGGCATTTGATCTCGGCAGAAAGTTTGTAGTAGACTTGCAAGACTTCGGATCACCCGAAGGGGACATCCGGATGGAAGGCCGTACCATAACCATTAACATCGGGCCTGCCAAGAAGAAGTAAGCGTTTGGGTTCCCTTTAAACGTTTTACATTCTGACTTTCCTGACCGTCCCATTTCCCAGTCCAGTCGAAAAACAGGGTATACCCTAGGAGATTAGTTAGTCATGCCCAAAATGAAAACGCACAAATCGGGTGCCAAGCGCTACCGCGTGACCGCTACCGGTAAAGTGATGCGGGCTCAAGCGTTTCGGGGTCACTTGAACGTAACCAAGTCCTCCCGTCGCAAGCGTCGCCTCAACCCGGATGTGGTCA carries:
- the infC gene encoding translation initiation factor IF-3, translating into MRAMEVRLIDGEINEVISRRDAEALARERGLDLVVMSFDSSPLVVRLVDFGKFKFENDKKAREAKKKQHVVEVKEIKMSVRIDDHDYETKKAHAIKFLEAGNKVKCTIRLKGRETQHANLAFDLGRKFVVDLQDFGSPEGDIRMEGRTITINIGPAKKK
- the rpmI gene encoding 50S ribosomal protein L35, encoding MPKMKTHKSGAKRYRVTATGKVMRAQAFRGHLNVTKSSRRKRRLNPDVVISTANEKKIRLELPYPKYSR